From Zea mays cultivar B73 chromosome 3, Zm-B73-REFERENCE-NAM-5.0, whole genome shotgun sequence:
gccttcttcttcctcctccgatCGATAGAATTAAAACCACCGTATAGCTAGCTAGAGCTAGGCACCTGCCGAGGCACAGACATCATATCATATATCATATATCATATATAGACGCATTGCAGGCAGGCACGGCGGCGCAGCCTCGCCAACGTGCACCGCCTGCCATGAGAAAAGCCACCATCTTTCTCATGGCGCTCGCCCTCACGCTCATCCCCCATGAGCAAACGGTGGCGACGCCGCCGCAGCCTCTTCCCCTGCAGCTGAGGAGAAGTCGCTTCCTTGCTGCCAACAACGTCAActtctcgccgccgccgccgccgtcgttctACGACTGCAGCAAGAAGCCTCCATCCATCTGCCTCTCGCCCGGGAGCCCCGGCGCGACGTGCTGCAGGGGCACATGCGTCGACACCGAGTACAGCTCGCAGCACTGCGGCAACTGCAACAAGATGTGCAAGCTCGCGCAGGCCTGCTGCCAGGGGAATTGCGTCAACACCCTCACCGACGAGAAGAACTGCGGCGGATGCGGCGTCAAGTGCAGAACCAAGTGCACCAACGGCTACTGCGACTACGCGGCGTGATGCGGGCAAGAGACGACAGCGCACATATATCTTATATATATAGACACGTACGAAAGCAATTTCTGCATCCTCCAACGACACAAGAAATAAAAAAAGGGTATATATATGCTACGTTTAAATTCCCATTGTtgttcaaaacaaaacatttcgaTTATATTATTGTTGAGCTCCTGCTATATTATATACTATTACAGAATAAAAAAGCTAGCTAGCTAGGGTCAAAATTGTCCAAACTTACCTTCCTCCTGCGCGCTACGTACTACAGTACTACTTGTGCTGTGCCCGGGTAACTTTATTATTACAACTGGTCATATATAATTGACGGTATATGAATAAACTGATTATATGTGTTGTAAAAGTGTTTTTTTGTATATATACTTTTAAATTTAATTTTTCGGTCCGTGCAGTGTATTACCTAATATATTATTAACCATGTATGACCTTACAGAACTAGTTATATATAATTGACGTGTTGAATATATATAATTACGTACTAACATATATATGCATACATTAGgaatgtttgaatgcactagagctaataattaGCTACTAAAATTAGCTAAAAATATTCAAACAGTCTAGCTAATaattcagctattagctattattagcaaaaattagctaatagttaactagttgtttgttagctagctaattctactagTAATTTTTTAGCCAACTATATATTAGATCTAGTTCATTCAAACACCCTCGTATATACTACACGAGCTAGCTAGCAGTTGGCTTGTAATAGCCGTCGTTTAATTTTACGTTTATTCTTATGTTGGAGTGCGGTGAATGCATGCATATATAGTAACTCTGAAAGCAACCCTAGCGTATATGCATAAAAGGTCGACTTATTAGTCAATTCGTTCGCGCATGTGGCATACATACATTCTTTTGCATTGGTACGTACGTGACGTGTCCGGCCATTGCATGCAGTCAACGGTTGAAGGCGCCATGGATTCCTAGCAGTATACTGTAGTGTTCTCACACACCAAATATAAAAGGTTCATCGGAATGTATATATGTACCTTATTTGTTATAGTACAGTCGTAAAGCCCTCATAAACCAAAGATAAAATTGTACTTCCATCTCTCTCTGTCCGGTCTCCTTTGGTAGGGCTCTTTCTCTATCAACTCCAGCTCTAGCTTCTCTAGAAAAATAGCTCCTTCCTTATTTTCAGAAAGAGCTCTAGAAAGAGCACTCTGATTGGTTGTAAACGTAGCTTCTCCTGTAGTTTCTTGTGCGATGTAGGACCGACGAAGAAAAAAACATAGGGGAATAGCAAGTAGAAGCTTCTTTTTCTGGCTGTCGGCTCCTATTATTTTGTTTGGAGGGACCCTCCCTCTTTTCTAGGAAGAGCTCATCAAAGAGTCTCCCCTTTGATAGATTTTTTtaggagctgttggaggagctctgcCAAGGGGAACCTAGCTATATAATCAGACATCCTGGCTTTTTTGAAGAAATATTTAGTTTttggtgtatatatatatatataatgtctTGAGTAAAAGCTAGCTAGGAAAAAAAAGCAAAATTACCCTACAGTTTAGAATGTTTGAAATAATGGATTTCTTCAATCGGTCGGGCAGGCACACGTACACACATGGATTGGATCCGGAGTAGCTAGGTACACAGCTTCGCCTACTAGCTGATGCTTCTTGGATTCTCTGGGGCCGGGCATGCATATGGCAATGGCGTGTAGGTGCAGGTGAACATGCCTGCCTCACTACTAgaaatatgcttatttaagacatACATCTTAAGACAAATATCAGTGCATTTTATAGAAGCGTCTTTTATCATATGGTGCTGAGTAAGGTAAGACGGTTTGTTGGACATCCGTCTTTAATGAAGAAGGTTTTTGAGACAGATATATGGTTggaaatgtcttatattgatttaatacagtttgattttgaaaaccgtctcaaataaatataccttttgaggCGTTAAGTTTACAAGAAGTGTCTTTTATTTTTgttagtatattagacacttctgtatatggaaccatctcaaataaagatattattagagtcATCTAGACTATACAAAATTGTCTTAGATGTCAGTGAGTGtactagaaacttgtaaacaTAAAACCGTCTCGTATGATATTTCTGATAAGACATATTGTGAAAAAACGTAGTCAATAGTAAATTCTGATTAGATTGAACTAAACATTTTTGGAATTTAAAATAAACTAGTTAGCTGACTGTATGTTTGTAcggtttctatatatcatataggTAAAAAATCTTGCTTAAATAAGAAACTTCTTCAAATAAAATTATACGTTTGAAATatgattattttttattttctcattaaCAGTATATTTATAGTTATAATATCGTCTCTTTGTACGGTATAAGCAACCTGATAAGCGGTGGTTAATGCCACAGATATTCCTCTTTATATCCCTATTGCACATATATACAATACGTTTTATTAATATAGCGGTGGTTAATGCCATCTCCTGCGTCCGACGCC
This genomic window contains:
- the LOC109944910 gene encoding stigma-specific STIG1-like protein 4, translated to MRKATIFLMALALTLIPHEQTVATPPQPLPLQLRRSRFLAANNVNFSPPPPPSFYDCSKKPPSICLSPGSPGATCCRGTCVDTEYSSQHCGNCNKMCKLAQACCQGNCVNTLTDEKNCGGCGVKCRTKCTNGYCDYAA